A window from Chitinophaga filiformis encodes these proteins:
- a CDS encoding sensor histidine kinase, with protein MTLLKYVRPDNTVIARLYKNFAVNSFDKVFNGELLLWILSLIIWFNTVGIIIKIVKDFHESSLEKLAIAQEKNSMEISFLRAQIQPHFLFNTLNSIYGLIIHNEEASKVVIQLSNLLRFSLYDSAKEHITLREEIEFLSNYLLLEKMRYKESRVQIEYDFERIENKEKIIKPLILINFIENAFKHGINATIKNAWIKLSMTEQEGILTFHSANNKPIAASGKRNNESAGGLGLKNVRRRLELEYQTRYSLDIKETEDVYEVSLILKL; from the coding sequence TTGACCCTATTGAAGTATGTGCGCCCTGATAATACGGTTATTGCCCGGTTGTACAAGAACTTTGCGGTGAATAGTTTCGACAAGGTTTTTAATGGTGAATTGCTGCTGTGGATACTTTCATTAATAATATGGTTTAACACTGTTGGGATAATTATAAAAATAGTGAAGGATTTCCACGAGAGTTCCCTGGAAAAGCTGGCCATTGCCCAGGAGAAGAATTCTATGGAAATAAGCTTTCTGCGGGCGCAGATACAGCCGCATTTTTTATTTAATACCTTAAACAGCATATACGGGTTGATCATTCATAACGAGGAGGCGAGCAAGGTGGTCATCCAATTGTCCAATTTACTGCGTTTTTCCCTGTATGATAGTGCAAAGGAGCATATTACACTTAGAGAAGAAATTGAATTCCTGAGTAATTACCTCTTGCTTGAAAAAATGCGCTATAAGGAAAGCAGGGTGCAGATCGAGTACGATTTTGAGCGGATAGAGAACAAAGAAAAAATCATTAAACCCTTAATTTTAATTAACTTTATTGAAAATGCGTTTAAACATGGAATAAATGCTACCATAAAAAACGCATGGATAAAATTATCTATGACGGAGCAGGAAGGCATTTTGACCTTTCATTCTGCAAACAATAAACCCATTGCAGCCTCCGGCAAAAGGAATAATGAATCTGCCGGTGGTCTTGGACTTAAGAATGTGCGACGCAGACTGGAGTTGGAATATCAAACGCGCTACAGCCTGGATATAAAGGAAACGGAAGATGTTTATGAAGTGTCCCTGATCTTAAAGTTGTAA
- a CDS encoding RNA recognition motif domain-containing protein, which yields MDIYVSNLSPYVVSEDLKNQFSKFGVVSSANVIMDKFTNRSRGFAFVSMPNDAEAEKAIQEMDGTSFDGKAISASKARPREEKNNRSSYNNRW from the coding sequence ATGGATATTTATGTGTCTAATCTGAGTCCTTATGTAGTAAGTGAGGATTTAAAGAATCAATTCTCCAAATTCGGCGTCGTTAGTTCCGCAAATGTGATCATGGATAAATTCACGAACCGCAGCAGAGGATTTGCTTTTGTTAGCATGCCTAACGATGCAGAAGCAGAAAAAGCTATTCAGGAAATGGATGGAACGTCCTTTGACGGGAAAGCAATATCAGCTAGTAAAGCCAGGCCCAGAGAGGAGAAAAACAACAGGTCTTCTTACAACAACCGTTGGTAA
- a CDS encoding lantibiotic dehydratase, which translates to MQEGSFKDYGKVVVRTPLYSYRRLFDEQHNTLDLDGLVLTMLGDPVFVEGLYWSSPQLHETVLAFKNGHLDTSRQQKLMHTLKKYAIRASTRSTPYGIYAGCALAGLDGQEAPVDNASVRKVRIDMGLLQQIVRKIEKHPDLWVHLRYKVNDSLYRIAGQYRFIEAIEEEGKFQYQISSVDQTAVLEELIAFVRQHAAVTIGDMYALFGEDNTYEEFESFVGELIETQLLVSELQLGLTVENEIGRIRGVLERVAEQAVTTARGFIDLFEEIQKILSRFEDLPLGVLPIDDIHHLEMVLKGLNIEVAQRHIFHADLKQPASAPFTLPGTGLREIEKAISILSKLSHAASPVEVQLERFKKRFVEKYETQEVPLAEVLDPEFGIGFPATDNIGNVAHNSLAERMNLPAKKKAGKRAGECNAWLQDRVECWDRETLRKGIRLHDKDFEKLEDKSYQLANYFTVMGTCIPSGDVLLQHIGGAHSNILLGRFAHLGEDMSAFCSALARDEMKANEHVIFAEIIHIPEGRVGNVARREPFFHYEIPFLGASAMESDRQLTIEDMMLSIQRDEIILRSRKWNKRIVPRLSNAHNYANSAVAVYKFLATLQYQGKSGFEINWGSLSQYKRFLPRISYKQFILHRATWTLRESDIRDILDADDQLAALRLFLSRWEVARFVCFCEGDNELFMDIENDTYLQVLLKEMRGCNTVKLAEWLFDNEASEQSSSGEPFAQQFILPLAKRKPVKIHSCRKDGDDKIQRAFEPGSEWVYFKIFCGAKASDRILSEAIKPVIDFLLQEQVIDQAFFIRYTDPHYHIRFRLHLRHNEGGGQYAAATKYIYNILHPYLEDKLVWKVQQDTYQREIERYGEGDMLLTETVFFHDSLSFLSCIGEEDFEDDQQIRFLTSIKNMDNWLSLYGMSIPERVAFCTEMSEAFAHEFGRDVKRQLNVQYQEWRKPIAEFLNGERFNGVFAERAAKLRHVKLPLDNISSYIHMSMNRWFATEQRLMEYMAYYFCGKYYNQIVHQKNGAQ; encoded by the coding sequence ATGCAGGAAGGATCCTTTAAAGATTATGGTAAAGTTGTTGTAAGAACGCCACTATACTCCTACCGGCGTTTATTTGACGAGCAGCACAACACACTTGATCTTGACGGGCTTGTACTTACCATGTTGGGCGATCCTGTATTTGTTGAAGGCCTCTACTGGAGTTCCCCGCAACTGCATGAAACAGTGCTGGCGTTTAAAAATGGACATCTTGATACTTCCCGGCAACAGAAACTGATGCATACTTTAAAAAAGTATGCTATTCGTGCAAGTACACGGTCTACTCCTTATGGTATTTATGCAGGATGCGCCCTGGCCGGTTTGGACGGTCAAGAGGCTCCTGTCGATAATGCCAGTGTGCGAAAGGTGCGCATTGATATGGGCTTGCTTCAGCAGATAGTAAGGAAAATAGAAAAGCATCCCGACTTGTGGGTGCACCTTCGGTATAAGGTAAACGACTCTTTATACCGTATTGCCGGCCAGTACCGTTTTATAGAGGCCATTGAGGAAGAAGGCAAATTTCAGTATCAGATCAGTTCTGTTGACCAGACAGCGGTGCTGGAAGAGCTCATTGCTTTTGTACGCCAGCATGCGGCTGTTACTATTGGCGATATGTATGCTTTGTTTGGTGAAGACAATACCTATGAAGAGTTTGAATCGTTTGTGGGAGAGCTGATCGAAACGCAGCTATTGGTAAGTGAATTACAGTTAGGATTGACTGTTGAAAATGAGATAGGGCGTATCCGGGGCGTGCTGGAAAGAGTAGCGGAACAAGCTGTTACAACAGCCAGGGGCTTTATTGACTTGTTCGAAGAGATTCAAAAAATACTAAGCAGATTTGAGGACCTTCCCCTTGGTGTTTTACCGATCGATGATATCCATCATCTGGAAATGGTATTAAAGGGGTTAAATATAGAAGTGGCACAACGCCATATTTTCCATGCCGATCTTAAACAACCAGCCTCCGCTCCATTTACCCTCCCCGGCACCGGGTTAAGGGAAATCGAAAAAGCCATTTCCATATTAAGCAAGCTTTCGCATGCTGCATCTCCGGTGGAAGTGCAGCTGGAGCGTTTTAAAAAGAGGTTTGTCGAAAAGTATGAAACGCAGGAAGTGCCATTGGCTGAGGTATTAGATCCTGAATTCGGTATTGGATTTCCTGCTACTGACAACATTGGTAACGTGGCGCATAACTCCCTGGCGGAAAGGATGAATTTACCTGCTAAAAAAAAAGCGGGCAAAAGAGCCGGTGAGTGTAATGCCTGGCTGCAGGATAGGGTGGAATGTTGGGACAGAGAGACCTTGAGGAAAGGCATCCGGCTGCATGATAAGGATTTTGAAAAGCTGGAAGACAAATCATACCAGCTTGCCAATTACTTCACCGTAATGGGTACCTGCATTCCTTCCGGCGATGTGTTGTTGCAGCATATCGGAGGTGCACATTCGAATATACTATTGGGAAGATTTGCACACCTTGGCGAGGATATGAGCGCTTTTTGCAGCGCACTTGCCCGGGATGAAATGAAGGCCAATGAACACGTTATTTTTGCGGAGATCATACATATTCCTGAGGGTAGGGTAGGTAATGTAGCCAGAAGAGAACCTTTTTTCCATTATGAAATTCCGTTCCTGGGCGCCAGTGCTATGGAGAGCGACAGGCAGCTGACCATTGAGGACATGATGCTTTCTATTCAACGGGACGAGATTATTCTCCGCTCGCGCAAATGGAACAAGCGTATAGTGCCGCGACTGTCTAATGCCCATAATTATGCAAACAGTGCTGTTGCAGTATATAAATTTCTGGCAACGCTGCAGTACCAGGGAAAGTCCGGCTTCGAGATCAACTGGGGATCCTTGTCGCAGTATAAACGTTTTCTACCCCGTATCAGTTATAAGCAGTTCATTTTGCATCGTGCTACCTGGACCTTGCGGGAATCTGATATACGGGATATCCTGGATGCTGATGATCAACTGGCAGCACTCAGGCTGTTTTTATCCAGGTGGGAGGTAGCGAGATTTGTATGTTTCTGTGAGGGCGATAATGAGCTATTCATGGACATTGAGAATGATACTTATTTACAGGTACTGCTGAAAGAGATGCGGGGATGTAATACAGTAAAACTGGCGGAATGGTTATTTGATAATGAGGCATCTGAACAAAGCAGCAGTGGCGAGCCCTTTGCACAGCAGTTCATACTTCCCCTGGCAAAGCGGAAGCCGGTGAAAATACATTCATGCAGAAAGGATGGGGACGACAAAATACAACGTGCTTTCGAGCCGGGCAGCGAGTGGGTGTATTTTAAAATATTCTGTGGAGCGAAGGCATCGGATAGGATCTTATCGGAGGCGATAAAACCTGTTATCGATTTCCTATTGCAGGAGCAGGTGATCGACCAGGCTTTTTTCATTCGTTATACGGATCCGCATTATCACATCAGGTTCCGCCTGCACTTGAGGCATAATGAAGGGGGAGGGCAGTATGCTGCTGCCACAAAGTATATTTATAATATATTGCATCCGTATCTGGAAGACAAGCTGGTATGGAAGGTACAGCAGGACACTTATCAGCGGGAAATAGAAAGATACGGAGAGGGCGATATGTTGCTGACAGAAACGGTTTTTTTCCACGATAGCCTTTCGTTTCTTTCCTGTATAGGAGAGGAGGATTTTGAAGATGATCAGCAGATAAGGTTTCTGACATCCATTAAAAATATGGATAACTGGTTGTCTTTATATGGGATGTCAATACCCGAAAGGGTCGCTTTCTGTACTGAGATGTCTGAGGCTTTTGCCCATGAATTTGGACGGGATGTAAAACGGCAATTGAATGTGCAATATCAGGAATGGAGAAAGCCGATAGCGGAGTTTTTGAACGGGGAACGTTTTAACGGGGTATTTGCCGAAAGAGCTGCAAAGTTGAGGCATGTGAAATTGCCTTTAGACAATATTTCAAGTTACATACATATGAGTATGAACAGGTGGTTTGCTACCGAGCAACGCTTAATGGAATATATGGCATATTATTTTTGCGGAAAGTATTATAATCAAATCGTGCATCAGAAAAATGGAGCGCAGTAA
- a CDS encoding peptidase domain-containing ABC transporter: MALFSKKYKFYKQLDYMDCGPTCLRMIAAYYGEEYSLDYLRANSYITKNGVSLLGLSEAAEKIGFKTMSAKLTYDQLTGNVPLPCVLHWNQEHYVVLYAVEKKSIFRPVERIVIADPGHNLVRVDRDVFEKCWISSADKKGIALLMEPTPEFYRNAEEVQTVKTGFGFLVGYLRPYKRYFVQLILGMLLASLISMCFPFLTQSLVDFGVSRKKMNFIYLILLSQLLLFLGGIAVDLIRNWILLHISTRISISIISNFLIKLMKLPINFFESKNVGDITQRINDHRRIESFLTGSTLSTLFSIINLFVFSFVLSLYNTKLLLVFALGSALSIFWISIFLKRRKNIDYNRFQRARENQNSLFEIITGMQEIKLYNSQKARRWEWERIQAKLFKVNIKSLALEQYQGIGASFFTQLKNIVISYLAARLVIEQQITLGVMLSISYIVGQMNSPLDQIISFIKNVQDAKISLDRLNEIHSKPEEETNEDLIGYNENKWPREPVNSSDALYLSHELFTRSIRRNTGDGITISNVSFRYGSPKSPLVLKNVSMHIPKGKVTAIVGASGSGKTTLLKLLLKFYPPSEGQILVDEVNLQDISAQLWRNNVGTVMQDGFVFSDSIARNIAVDGERIQEEKLYEAVRIANMHEFIAKLPLGFTTRIGNSGSGLSGGQKQRLFIARAVYKDAKYLFFDEATSALDANNEKVIMENLNQFYKGRTVVVIAHRLSTVKNADQIIVMKDGEVVEEGHHTELTRTKGYYFELVKNQLELDVA; encoded by the coding sequence ATGGCTCTATTTAGTAAAAAATATAAGTTTTATAAACAGTTGGACTATATGGATTGTGGTCCGACCTGTTTACGTATGATTGCTGCCTATTACGGTGAAGAGTATTCACTGGATTACCTGCGTGCAAATTCATACATCACTAAGAACGGTGTCAGTTTACTGGGATTAAGTGAGGCTGCAGAGAAGATCGGGTTCAAAACGATGTCTGCAAAGTTAACTTATGATCAGCTAACCGGAAATGTGCCGCTGCCATGTGTGCTGCACTGGAACCAGGAGCATTACGTGGTATTGTATGCGGTGGAAAAGAAGAGTATTTTTCGCCCGGTAGAGCGGATCGTCATTGCAGATCCCGGCCATAACCTGGTAAGGGTAGACAGGGATGTGTTTGAAAAGTGCTGGATCAGTTCTGCCGACAAGAAAGGTATTGCCTTATTAATGGAGCCTACCCCGGAATTTTACCGGAACGCAGAGGAGGTACAAACTGTGAAGACCGGATTTGGTTTCCTGGTGGGCTATCTAAGGCCCTATAAGCGTTATTTTGTTCAGCTGATACTGGGAATGCTGCTGGCGAGCCTTATCAGTATGTGTTTTCCTTTCCTTACCCAAAGCCTGGTCGACTTTGGAGTGAGCCGTAAGAAGATGAACTTTATATACCTGATCCTGCTCTCCCAGTTGCTGCTTTTCCTCGGGGGAATAGCGGTAGACCTTATCAGGAACTGGATCCTCTTGCATATCAGCACCCGGATCAGTATCAGTATTATCTCGAATTTCCTGATCAAGCTGATGAAACTACCCATTAATTTTTTTGAGTCAAAAAATGTGGGAGACATTACGCAACGTATCAATGATCATAGAAGGATTGAATCTTTCCTGACAGGGTCCACGCTTAGCACGCTGTTCTCCATTATCAACCTGTTTGTGTTCTCTTTTGTCCTGTCCCTTTATAATACAAAATTGCTGTTGGTATTCGCGTTGGGAAGCGCCTTATCCATTTTTTGGATCTCCATTTTTCTTAAGAGAAGGAAGAATATCGATTATAATCGTTTTCAAAGAGCCAGGGAGAATCAGAACAGCTTGTTTGAAATTATAACAGGCATGCAGGAAATTAAGCTGTATAACAGCCAGAAAGCAAGGCGCTGGGAATGGGAGCGCATTCAGGCGAAACTGTTCAAAGTAAATATCAAGAGCCTCGCACTGGAACAATACCAGGGGATAGGCGCTTCTTTTTTCACGCAGCTTAAGAATATTGTCATCAGCTATTTGGCCGCCAGGCTGGTAATAGAGCAACAGATCACGCTGGGCGTGATGTTGAGTATTTCCTATATCGTAGGGCAGATGAATAGTCCGCTGGACCAGATCATTTCATTTATAAAGAATGTTCAGGATGCAAAAATAAGCCTGGACAGGCTGAATGAGATCCACAGCAAGCCCGAAGAAGAGACCAATGAGGACCTTATCGGGTACAATGAAAATAAGTGGCCGAGGGAACCTGTGAATAGCTCGGATGCGTTGTATTTAAGCCATGAGCTTTTTACCAGGAGCATCAGGAGGAACACCGGTGATGGCATTACTATTTCCAATGTTTCTTTCAGATATGGATCGCCTAAAAGTCCGCTTGTGCTGAAGAACGTCAGCATGCATATTCCAAAAGGAAAAGTTACGGCTATAGTGGGCGCAAGTGGCAGCGGGAAAACCACTTTACTGAAATTGCTGCTGAAATTTTATCCGCCTTCCGAAGGGCAGATCCTGGTCGATGAAGTTAATCTTCAGGATATATCCGCCCAGTTATGGCGTAATAACGTGGGAACGGTTATGCAGGATGGCTTTGTTTTTTCCGATTCCATTGCGCGGAATATCGCAGTGGATGGAGAGCGCATCCAGGAGGAGAAGCTGTACGAAGCGGTGAGGATAGCCAATATGCATGAGTTTATTGCGAAGCTGCCTTTAGGGTTCACAACAAGGATAGGTAACTCCGGATCTGGTTTGAGCGGCGGACAGAAGCAGCGTTTATTTATAGCCAGGGCTGTATATAAAGATGCGAAGTATTTATTTTTCGATGAAGCCACCAGTGCGCTTGATGCGAATAATGAAAAGGTCATTATGGAAAACCTGAACCAGTTTTATAAGGGCAGGACCGTGGTGGTAATAGCGCATAGGCTGAGCACTGTTAAAAATGCGGATCAGATCATAGTGATGAAAGATGGCGAGGTGGTGGAAGAAGGACATCATACAGAGTTGACCAGGACCAAAGGCTATTATTTTGAATTGGTTAAAAATCAATTGGAATTAGATGTAGCATAA
- a CDS encoding 5-(carboxyamino)imidazole ribonucleotide synthase: protein MLENLKIGILGGGQLGGMLIRHAIDLGLSISVMDKDANAPCARYTSSFFQGSPTSYEDVLAFGKDLDVITIEMEAVNIDALRELEKQGKKVFPAPDTIKVIQDKYTQKQFLLSHNIPVVPGEAIEDRNDLYKHENKLPGCLKKRRNGYDGYGVMVLKTSADIAAAFDEPSVLEELVDIKNEISVIVARNEQGDVKCYDAVMMVFSGEKFVLDFQEAPAQLEEGILKEATILAEKIADALKLVGILAVEMFVTKDNKVLVNELAPRPHNSGHHTIEASNTSQYEQLLRAILGLPLGDTSLHCPSLMINILETAALISNRQEKLQSLLAVEGAHLHWYGKKGNRIGRKIGHITITGSTMEGVISKAATIRKILN, encoded by the coding sequence ATGCTTGAAAATTTGAAAATAGGAATATTAGGAGGCGGTCAGCTGGGAGGTATGCTTATACGGCATGCCATTGATCTCGGTCTCAGCATTTCAGTAATGGATAAAGACGCCAATGCGCCTTGTGCACGTTATACTTCTTCTTTTTTCCAGGGCAGTCCCACATCTTATGAGGATGTATTGGCTTTCGGTAAGGACCTTGATGTTATTACGATAGAAATGGAGGCGGTAAATATTGACGCCTTACGCGAACTGGAAAAGCAGGGGAAAAAAGTTTTTCCTGCTCCTGATACTATTAAAGTGATCCAGGATAAGTATACTCAAAAACAATTTCTACTGTCGCACAATATACCCGTAGTTCCGGGCGAAGCTATTGAAGACAGAAATGACCTGTATAAACACGAGAATAAACTACCGGGTTGTCTTAAAAAACGGAGAAACGGGTATGATGGTTACGGCGTAATGGTGTTGAAGACAAGCGCAGATATTGCAGCTGCTTTTGATGAGCCATCTGTTCTCGAAGAGTTAGTGGATATAAAAAATGAAATTTCTGTAATCGTAGCAAGGAACGAGCAGGGTGATGTAAAATGCTATGATGCTGTAATGATGGTGTTTTCCGGAGAGAAGTTCGTACTTGATTTCCAGGAGGCCCCGGCTCAATTGGAGGAAGGAATACTAAAAGAGGCTACCATCCTCGCTGAAAAGATAGCGGATGCGCTTAAGCTTGTCGGTATTCTTGCCGTAGAGATGTTTGTTACAAAAGACAATAAGGTTTTAGTAAATGAACTGGCTCCAAGGCCACATAACAGCGGGCATCACACAATAGAAGCCAGCAATACATCTCAATACGAGCAATTGCTCCGGGCCATACTAGGCTTGCCACTGGGAGATACGAGCCTCCATTGTCCATCTTTGATGATCAATATACTGGAAACCGCTGCATTGATCTCGAACAGACAGGAGAAACTGCAGTCCTTGTTGGCTGTAGAAGGCGCACATCTTCACTGGTATGGTAAGAAAGGCAATAGAATAGGCAGGAAGATTGGTCATATCACCATCACTGGCAGCACAATGGAAGGCGTCATCTCCAAGGCTGCGACCATTCGGAAAATTTTAAATTAG
- a CDS encoding amidohydrolase family protein: MRIVTLEEHVSFPEMTALLPEGILENRKQSAAALHMQQQLADVSGERLKSMKAAGISMQVLSVENVDVYLLCGNQARDFAAKYNDLLADRIKDYPEAFTAFALLPMTAPEAAADELERTVRTYGFRGAMIRGLINGEFLDAPKFAPVFERAEKLGVPIYIHPGIPPNDVINAYYSNIGDSIGPNEAIACYGWGWHSETAIHILRLLLAGTFDTYPQLKMIIGHMGEMLPAMWARSDRAFRPGNGGKNKRTLIDTFREQLYITTSGMFTQPPLQLALDTLGIDNILFSVDYPFSSNQMGIDFLHNISLSADQVAQIAHGNADRLLGL, translated from the coding sequence ATGAGAATAGTAACGTTAGAGGAACATGTATCATTCCCAGAAATGACAGCACTTTTGCCGGAAGGCATCCTGGAAAACAGGAAGCAATCGGCCGCCGCTTTGCATATGCAGCAACAACTGGCTGACGTCTCAGGTGAACGGCTCAAGTCGATGAAGGCGGCCGGTATATCCATGCAGGTGCTTTCGGTAGAGAACGTAGATGTTTACCTGTTGTGCGGCAATCAGGCGCGGGACTTCGCCGCAAAATATAATGATCTGCTGGCAGATCGGATCAAAGACTATCCCGAAGCATTTACGGCATTTGCACTGCTGCCAATGACGGCACCTGAAGCCGCGGCTGATGAATTGGAGCGTACTGTGAGAACATATGGCTTCCGCGGCGCGATGATCAGAGGACTCATAAATGGAGAATTCCTGGATGCACCCAAATTTGCTCCTGTTTTTGAACGGGCGGAAAAATTGGGTGTTCCCATTTATATTCATCCCGGTATCCCGCCGAATGACGTTATCAATGCTTATTACAGCAATATAGGCGATAGCATAGGACCTAATGAAGCTATTGCCTGCTATGGCTGGGGATGGCATTCGGAAACCGCGATACATATACTGCGTCTTTTACTTGCAGGCACTTTCGATACCTATCCGCAATTAAAAATGATCATCGGTCATATGGGTGAGATGTTGCCGGCGATGTGGGCGAGATCGGACCGTGCCTTTCGACCTGGCAATGGTGGAAAAAACAAAAGAACACTTATTGATACTTTCCGGGAGCAGCTTTATATCACTACCAGCGGTATGTTTACACAACCGCCCTTACAACTTGCCCTGGACACCCTCGGGATAGATAATATATTGTTTTCGGTAGATTATCCTTTCAGTAGTAACCAGATGGGGATAGACTTCTTGCATAACATTTCCCTTTCTGCCGACCAGGTAGCCCAAATAGCCCACGGAAATGCAGATAGATTACTGGGACTGTAA
- a CDS encoding helix-turn-helix domain-containing protein: MKHVPVHKLRDRSSLGFQLAFFDEQFDYRQSRDLGAHRDDHYIFFIMMDGSGSTIVDFQEKIVGASQLFYILPEQIHYRIRSHKAKGWFIAADPALIDPACRNVIESWSGFQEPITLAPDELKDYDLLLSVLHRQTSMQQQQAGRLSVLHALLRSFFEMAAGTIREHSTVAAHNSRPAMLSMQFKKLLNENIRRYKSPADYADMLHISETYLNESLKKITGSTVSFWIKFAILTEAKRLLYFTHLNVKQIAGELGYDNHSYFSRLFYKETGMTPLTFRKKIKGDDKLLFPL; the protein is encoded by the coding sequence ATGAAGCATGTTCCAGTACATAAATTGCGGGATAGAAGCAGCCTTGGGTTTCAACTGGCATTTTTCGACGAACAGTTTGATTACAGGCAATCCAGGGATTTAGGAGCGCATCGGGATGATCATTACATATTTTTCATTATGATGGATGGATCCGGATCTACTATTGTGGACTTCCAGGAAAAAATTGTTGGTGCCAGTCAACTTTTTTATATCCTGCCGGAACAAATACACTACAGGATCCGGTCGCATAAAGCTAAAGGATGGTTCATAGCGGCAGACCCGGCTTTAATAGATCCCGCATGCAGGAACGTTATTGAAAGCTGGTCAGGGTTCCAGGAGCCGATTACCCTGGCGCCTGATGAATTGAAGGATTATGATCTGCTGTTAAGTGTTTTGCATCGACAGACAAGCATGCAGCAACAGCAAGCCGGCAGGTTGTCAGTGCTTCATGCACTATTACGCTCATTCTTTGAAATGGCAGCCGGCACCATTCGCGAGCATTCTACAGTTGCAGCTCATAATTCAAGGCCTGCTATGTTATCCATGCAGTTTAAGAAACTGCTTAATGAAAATATAAGAAGGTATAAAAGTCCTGCCGATTATGCAGATATGCTCCATATTTCCGAGACCTATCTGAACGAATCATTAAAGAAAATTACAGGTTCCACTGTGTCGTTTTGGATAAAATTTGCTATTCTGACGGAGGCCAAAAGGTTATTGTATTTCACGCACCTAAACGTAAAACAGATAGCCGGTGAGCTGGGCTATGACAATCATTCTTACTTCTCCAGGTTGTTTTACAAGGAGACGGGGATGACACCGCTGACTTTTCGTAAAAAGATCAAAGGCGACGATAAACTGCTTTTCCCGCTGTAA
- a CDS encoding LytR/AlgR family response regulator transcription factor — protein MKVLIVDDEPIAQQILENLSRKVSYLNIVGICDNAIVALESIQELQPDLIFLDIQMPEMTGLEMLRILRQKNILVIFTTAFHEHALESYELDAVDYLLKPVAFERFLKAVTKASELFKLKQIQQQQVINVARNGESKNYVWAKEGRKRVQICIEDIILVQALKDYMELQLPTGKVILNITMNKIEELLPPPFFLRVNRSCIVRKSAIKYIQDMHIEINHPTVKRIPIGPTYWEDVKKHIVELF, from the coding sequence ATGAAAGTCCTGATAGTTGATGATGAACCCATAGCCCAGCAAATACTGGAGAATCTGTCCAGGAAAGTAAGCTATTTAAACATTGTAGGTATTTGCGACAATGCGATCGTTGCATTGGAATCGATACAGGAGTTGCAACCGGACCTGATCTTTCTGGATATACAAATGCCGGAAATGACGGGACTGGAGATGTTGCGTATTCTCCGCCAGAAAAATATACTGGTTATATTTACAACCGCTTTTCATGAACATGCCCTTGAAAGTTATGAATTGGATGCGGTAGATTATCTGCTTAAACCTGTTGCATTTGAGCGCTTCCTCAAAGCAGTCACGAAGGCAAGTGAACTCTTTAAACTAAAGCAAATACAGCAGCAGCAGGTCATCAATGTTGCCAGAAATGGCGAGAGCAAAAACTATGTATGGGCAAAGGAAGGCCGTAAGCGAGTGCAGATATGTATAGAGGATATTATCCTGGTGCAGGCCTTAAAAGACTATATGGAGTTACAGTTGCCGACCGGGAAAGTTATTTTGAACATCACTATGAATAAAATAGAGGAATTGTTGCCTCCCCCTTTTTTTCTACGCGTTAACCGCTCCTGCATTGTTCGTAAAAGCGCTATTAAGTATATCCAGGACATGCATATAGAAATTAACCATCCCACGGTTAAAAGAATCCCCATTGGTCCTACTTATTGGGAGGATGTGAAAAAACATATCGTGGAGTTATTTTAA